The following proteins are co-located in the Fischerella sp. PCC 9605 genome:
- the gatA gene encoding Asp-tRNA(Asn)/Glu-tRNA(Gln) amidotransferase subunit GatA produces MASIRELHKQLVTKERSAVEITQEALDRIQALEPKLHSFLCVTAEQALEKARAVDAKIAAGEEIGLLAGIPIGIKDNLCTKGITTTCASRILENFVPPYESTVTQKLADADAVMVGKTNLDEFAMGGSTETSAFGFTANPWDLSRVSGGSSGGSAAAVAAGECTVSLGSDTGGSIRQPASFCGVVGIKPTYGLVSRYGLVAFASSLDQIGPFARSVEDAAILLQAIAGHDPKDSTSLKVPIPDYLSVLKPDLKPRGQLRIGIIKETFGEGLDSQVEQAITKALDQLQSLGAEIHVVSCPRFRYGLPSYYIIAPSEASANLARYDGVKYGYRAADTENLIEMYTRTRATGFGAEVKRRIMLGTYALSAGYYDAYYLKAQKVRTLIKEDFEKAFEQVHVLACPTVPTTAFKAGEKTADPLSMYLVDLMTIPVNLAGLPGISVPCGFDDNGLPIGLQLIGKPLREDQLFQVAYAYEQSTSWHLRVPQI; encoded by the coding sequence ATGGCATCCATCCGCGAGTTGCACAAACAGTTAGTCACCAAAGAACGTTCTGCCGTAGAAATTACTCAAGAAGCTTTAGACCGTATTCAAGCGTTAGAGCCGAAATTGCACAGTTTCTTGTGCGTAACTGCCGAACAGGCGTTAGAAAAAGCGCGGGCTGTGGATGCCAAAATCGCTGCCGGAGAAGAAATTGGCTTGTTGGCAGGCATTCCCATTGGCATCAAAGACAATCTATGCACCAAAGGAATTACCACTACCTGCGCTTCCCGGATTTTGGAAAATTTTGTACCGCCTTATGAATCAACTGTGACACAAAAATTGGCAGATGCCGATGCAGTCATGGTAGGCAAAACCAATCTGGATGAGTTTGCAATGGGCGGTTCTACAGAAACCTCTGCCTTCGGTTTCACCGCCAATCCTTGGGATTTGTCAAGGGTTTCGGGTGGTTCTTCTGGTGGTTCAGCGGCGGCGGTAGCAGCAGGAGAATGTACTGTTTCCCTTGGTTCTGATACTGGCGGTTCGATTCGCCAACCAGCTTCTTTTTGCGGTGTGGTGGGTATCAAACCAACCTACGGACTAGTTTCTCGTTACGGTTTGGTGGCGTTTGCTTCGTCTTTGGATCAAATCGGGCCGTTTGCGCGCAGTGTTGAGGATGCTGCAATATTATTGCAGGCGATCGCCGGTCACGATCCCAAAGACTCCACTAGCTTGAAAGTTCCCATTCCCGATTACCTCTCAGTCTTAAAACCAGACCTCAAACCCAGAGGACAACTCAGAATAGGCATCATTAAAGAAACTTTTGGTGAAGGCTTAGATTCACAAGTTGAGCAAGCAATTACCAAAGCACTCGATCAATTGCAATCCTTGGGTGCAGAAATTCATGTAGTTTCCTGTCCTCGCTTCCGCTATGGTTTGCCCAGCTACTACATCATTGCTCCTTCGGAAGCTTCAGCAAATTTGGCTCGTTACGACGGTGTCAAGTATGGCTACCGTGCTGCTGATACAGAAAACTTAATAGAGATGTACACCCGTACTCGTGCTACTGGTTTCGGTGCAGAAGTGAAACGCCGAATTATGCTAGGAACCTACGCCCTCTCTGCTGGCTATTACGATGCTTATTATTTAAAAGCACAAAAAGTACGCACTCTTATTAAAGAAGACTTTGAAAAAGCTTTTGAACAAGTTCATGTCTTAGCCTGTCCTACAGTTCCCACCACAGCATTCAAGGCGGGAGAAAAAACTGCCGATCCTCTCAGCATGTACTTAGTTGACTTGATGACTATACCCGTGAATCTTGCAGGTTTACCAGGTATAAGTGTGCCGTGTGGCTTTGATGACAATGGATTACCGATTGGTTTGCAGCTAATTGGTAAGCCACTGCGAGAAGACCAGCTTTTTCAGGTGGCTTACGCATATGAGCAATCAACATCATGGCATCTGCGTGTGCCTCAAATTTAG
- the mgtE gene encoding magnesium transporter yields MLVQDVRNSVIDVADLNQLKWDLNRLQPVDVGEYITQLPSKQRAIAFRLLNKNQATDVFEYLPLEVREELLDSLQDLQVAQIVEAMSPDDRAELFDELPAKVVRRLLQQLSPEQRQATATILGYPEGTAGRVMTTEYVRLREGLTVGEALRKIRLQDEDKETIYYAYVTDDNRKLVSVVSLRQLLFTFPDVLIGDIAGDRVVRVRTETPQEEVARIMKRYDLIALPVVDREDRLVGIITIDDVVDILEEEATEDIQKLAGVSGGDEAALSPPLMTIKKRLPWLFGIMLLYIGASSAIAPFQSTIAMVPVLAVIMPLFSNTGGTVGIQALTVTIRGLGVGEVTPKDTLKILRKELTAGLGTALALGMTMICLSLIWAPPQERWVSLIAGTVMATNTLVAVTLGTLLPMGLKRLKLDPALVSGPLVTTMLDAIGFVIFLTLISTALRIFHLKV; encoded by the coding sequence ATGCTTGTACAGGACGTTCGCAATTCTGTCATTGACGTCGCTGACTTAAATCAGCTGAAATGGGATTTAAATCGTTTACAACCCGTTGATGTGGGGGAGTACATTACGCAATTGCCCAGCAAACAACGGGCGATCGCATTCCGCCTACTCAACAAAAATCAGGCGACTGATGTTTTTGAATATCTACCTCTAGAAGTGCGGGAAGAATTACTCGATTCTCTGCAAGATTTACAGGTAGCACAAATTGTCGAAGCGATGAGTCCCGACGATCGGGCAGAATTGTTTGATGAATTACCTGCGAAGGTTGTCAGACGATTATTACAGCAACTTAGCCCAGAACAACGACAAGCTACAGCAACAATTCTTGGCTATCCCGAAGGTACTGCTGGACGGGTAATGACTACAGAATACGTGCGGTTGCGAGAAGGATTGACTGTAGGTGAAGCTTTGAGAAAAATTCGCCTGCAAGATGAAGATAAAGAGACGATTTACTACGCCTACGTTACAGACGATAACCGCAAGTTGGTAAGCGTTGTTTCCTTGCGGCAGTTACTGTTTACTTTTCCCGATGTCTTGATCGGAGATATAGCCGGCGATCGCGTCGTCAGAGTCAGAACGGAAACACCCCAAGAAGAAGTCGCCCGCATCATGAAGCGCTATGACTTAATCGCTTTACCCGTGGTTGACCGGGAAGACAGATTGGTCGGTATTATCACAATTGATGATGTGGTCGATATTCTGGAGGAAGAAGCCACAGAAGACATTCAAAAGCTGGCGGGTGTGAGTGGTGGAGATGAAGCCGCCTTGTCGCCTCCTTTGATGACAATCAAGAAGCGCCTACCGTGGCTGTTTGGAATTATGTTGCTGTACATCGGGGCATCTAGTGCGATCGCGCCGTTTCAGTCCACCATTGCAATGGTTCCGGTACTGGCTGTAATTATGCCGCTTTTCTCCAATACGGGTGGTACTGTTGGCATTCAAGCTTTAACAGTGACTATCCGCGGACTTGGTGTGGGAGAGGTAACACCCAAGGATACTCTGAAAATTCTTCGTAAGGAACTTACGGCAGGACTAGGTACAGCTTTAGCATTGGGTATGACTATGATTTGTCTTTCCCTAATTTGGGCACCTCCTCAAGAACGTTGGGTGTCATTAATTGCTGGAACGGTGATGGCAACAAATACGCTGGTAGCTGTCACTCTCGGAACTTTGTTACCAATGGGCTTAAAGCGTCTGAAACTCGATCCCGCCCTAGTTAGTGGACCGTTAGTGACTACAATGCTGGATGCGATTGGGTTCGTGATTTTCTTAACACTGATTTCTACAGCTTTGCGTATTTTCCACTTAAAGGTTTGA
- a CDS encoding helix-turn-helix domain-containing protein, with amino-acid sequence MATTPMYFLQILGNPTIEISQDDLRSLLGEIEAELHCSQVYRHALASVQQLFGDSAEQGKMLLKAVGREAIGLAFRQLVQQYQKVEKTVEQTTDNQQQIETTNFSQDVPQDNSNDLLQCLTNAKFNTKINRENIGIDNLSPQADLVANITKKKVISTENAATAKTPLAWLKNKKISKAELTKQTAAQQRTECLRQVGQQLRLVRESQNLSLYQLNVYTHVPVHQMEAIENGNWELLPEDVFVRGFIRVMGNALGLNGTALAASLPKSEPVKSILPSWYESKKSSKGLGLEIRPIHLYVGYTALVASALGGLSLVSQQGDTNRQINQDAFTTTPTSSSVSESLKQQEPTTIPGIKSSNAGITVGPDISPPEAL; translated from the coding sequence ATGGCTACCACACCGATGTACTTTTTACAAATTTTGGGCAATCCTACTATTGAAATTTCTCAAGATGACTTGCGATCGCTTTTGGGAGAAATAGAAGCAGAATTGCATTGCTCTCAAGTGTATCGCCATGCCTTGGCTAGTGTGCAGCAATTATTTGGTGATTCGGCAGAACAAGGCAAGATGTTATTAAAAGCTGTAGGTCGAGAAGCAATCGGTTTAGCATTTCGACAACTTGTCCAACAGTATCAAAAAGTTGAAAAAACTGTTGAACAAACTACAGATAATCAACAACAAATAGAAACGACCAATTTTTCACAAGATGTACCACAAGATAATTCCAATGACTTATTACAGTGTTTAACAAACGCTAAATTTAATACAAAAATTAACAGAGAAAATATTGGAATAGACAACTTGTCGCCACAAGCTGATTTAGTAGCAAATATAACTAAAAAAAAAGTAATATCCACAGAAAACGCTGCGACGGCAAAAACACCGTTGGCATGGCTCAAGAATAAGAAAATTTCCAAAGCTGAACTAACCAAACAAACAGCAGCCCAACAACGCACAGAGTGTCTGCGTCAAGTTGGGCAACAACTCCGGCTGGTTCGCGAGTCTCAAAATCTTTCTCTATACCAACTCAACGTTTACACTCATGTACCTGTGCATCAAATGGAAGCAATAGAGAACGGAAATTGGGAGTTACTACCAGAAGATGTATTTGTGCGCGGTTTTATCCGCGTGATGGGAAATGCTTTGGGACTAAATGGCACAGCTTTAGCCGCTTCTTTACCAAAATCCGAACCAGTAAAATCTATTTTGCCCTCTTGGTATGAGTCTAAAAAGAGTTCTAAGGGATTGGGATTGGAAATCCGCCCCATACATTTGTATGTAGGTTATACAGCGCTTGTGGCTAGTGCCCTAGGAGGATTGTCGCTAGTGTCGCAGCAAGGGGATACTAACAGACAGATCAATCAAGATGCGTTTACTACTACTCCAACTTCTTCTTCAGTTTCGGAGTCACTCAAGCAACAAGAACCAACTACTATACCAGGAATCAAGTCTAGTAATGCTGGTATTACTGTTGGCCCTGATATTTCCCCACCGGAGGCGCTGTAG
- a CDS encoding alpha/beta hydrolase has product MLRRKLQHTIQLFIYPLIWTGVVVVLVYCAVCILIFFRQPQFIFFPSSVIETTPEFLNLPYEEVWIPVRIRSQKVEYIHGWWLGANKSDGKVLLYLHGNGINIGANIAHANRFYQQGFSVLLIDYRGYGRSQGRFPNEMRVYQDAAIAWDYLVQQRKISPSQIFIYGHSLGGAIAIDLAVKQPEAAGLIVESSFTSVREVVAHRNLFWMFPVDLILTQRFESIKKVPKLKMPVLFIHGIADSIVPAFMSQKLYAAAPEPKKLLIVPDAEHNNVAEVAPAEYLRAVRIFVRQAR; this is encoded by the coding sequence ATGTTGAGAAGGAAGCTGCAACATACAATACAATTGTTTATTTATCCGCTCATTTGGACTGGTGTAGTAGTAGTTTTAGTTTACTGTGCTGTTTGTATACTGATTTTTTTTCGGCAACCACAATTTATCTTTTTTCCATCCTCAGTAATTGAAACTACACCAGAGTTTTTAAATTTACCTTATGAAGAAGTTTGGATACCTGTAAGAATAAGATCGCAAAAAGTGGAATATATCCACGGTTGGTGGCTTGGCGCAAATAAATCCGATGGAAAAGTGCTGTTGTATCTGCATGGTAACGGTATCAATATTGGCGCAAACATTGCCCACGCCAATCGATTTTATCAACAGGGGTTTTCAGTATTACTAATTGATTATCGGGGTTACGGTCGCAGTCAAGGTCGTTTTCCCAATGAAATGCGTGTTTATCAAGATGCTGCCATAGCTTGGGATTATTTAGTACAGCAACGCAAGATTTCACCTAGTCAAATTTTTATCTACGGGCATTCTCTGGGTGGTGCAATAGCAATTGATTTAGCTGTCAAACAGCCAGAAGCTGCTGGATTAATTGTGGAAAGCTCTTTTACCTCAGTTCGCGAGGTAGTAGCTCATCGGAACCTTTTTTGGATGTTTCCTGTCGATCTGATACTGACGCAGCGGTTTGAATCAATCAAAAAAGTACCTAAGTTAAAAATGCCCGTTTTATTCATTCACGGCATTGCTGATTCAATTGTGCCTGCTTTTATGAGTCAAAAACTTTATGCTGCTGCTCCAGAACCGAAAAAATTACTCATAGTTCCTGACGCAGAACATAACAACGTTGCAGAAGTCGCTCCTGCGGAATATCTACGAGCAGTACGAATTTTTGTTCGACAAGCAAGGTAA
- a CDS encoding esterase/lipase family protein — MANLNDLFQISRGCDNFQRTGDVIFVHGLMGHPRETWHPTGKNDDNNFWPAWLGEELPDVGIWSLGYEVEAFAWKGNTMPLVDRATNTLALLDTYEIGDRPLIFITHSMGGLLVKQMLRHAYDFGNPRWKAIVEQTKGIVFLSTPHSGSDLANWINYIGGILRTTVSVDELEAHHSRLRELNLLYRNHERLSQIPMEVYSEKQKTYGKILVVNETSADPGIRGVIPIPMDNDHISICRPESKDSPVYRRVKRFICDHLKTPLQPIQFEQKDKKLEKLTIDRRSGGVYFGTGSVHIDGDVVGGNQEKLDK, encoded by the coding sequence GTGGCAAACTTGAATGACTTATTCCAAATCTCAAGAGGTTGCGACAACTTCCAAAGAACAGGAGATGTAATTTTTGTTCATGGACTGATGGGTCATCCCCGAGAGACTTGGCATCCCACAGGCAAGAACGATGATAATAATTTCTGGCCAGCTTGGCTGGGAGAGGAACTACCAGACGTCGGTATTTGGTCACTGGGTTACGAAGTAGAAGCCTTTGCCTGGAAGGGCAACACTATGCCCCTAGTAGATCGCGCAACCAATACTTTGGCACTTCTAGATACATACGAAATTGGCGATCGCCCGCTGATTTTCATTACCCATAGCATGGGCGGATTGTTGGTTAAGCAGATGCTTCGCCACGCATACGATTTCGGAAATCCAAGATGGAAGGCAATTGTAGAGCAGACGAAAGGCATTGTTTTTCTGTCAACTCCTCATTCGGGTTCCGACTTAGCAAATTGGATTAACTATATCGGTGGTATTCTCAGAACCACAGTCAGTGTTGATGAGCTTGAAGCACACCATTCTCGTTTACGGGAACTAAACCTTTTGTATCGAAATCACGAACGCCTGAGTCAAATTCCAATGGAGGTTTACAGTGAAAAACAGAAAACCTACGGAAAAATTCTCGTTGTGAATGAAACCAGTGCCGACCCAGGCATTCGTGGTGTAATTCCAATACCAATGGATAACGACCACATCTCAATCTGTAGACCGGAATCAAAAGATAGTCCTGTCTATCGTCGAGTGAAGAGATTTATTTGCGACCATTTAAAGACTCCTTTACAGCCGATTCAATTTGAACAGAAGGATAAAAAACTTGAAAAATTAACCATCGATCGGCGTAGTGGCGGTGTTTACTTTGGAACTGGCTCGGTTCATATCGATGGGGATGTAGTCGGAGGTAATCAGGAAAAACTTGACAAGTAA
- a CDS encoding glycoside hydrolase family 15 protein: MKTASQLQARLEYYYQQIKTIILARQNPITGLLPASTAITAHGDYTDAWVRDNVYSILAVWGLALAYRKVDEDKGRAYELEHSVIKLMRGLLFAMMRQAHKVEQFKHTQSPLDALHAKYNTATGDIVVGDDEWGHLQLDATSIFVLMLAQMTSSGLQIIYTLDEVNFVQNLVYYIGRAYRTPDYGIWERGNKINHGNAELNASSIGMAKAALEAIDGLDLFGMRGSHASVIHVLPDEIARARITLESLLPRESASKEIDAALLSIISFPAFAVEDVQLRNRTRNDAIAKLAGKYGCKRFLRDGHQTVLEDTKRLHYEPWELKQFENIESEWPLFFTYLVLDGLFQGDKELAKYYQECLESLVVKRDGLGLLPELYYVPAEYIEAEKLAPHTQPRLPNENIPLVWAQSLYYLGQMLSEGLIAVGDIDPLGRHLRMDRHRERLVQIALLAEDEDLQAKLEVHGIETQTPKQVEPIQIRQPDDFIAIYAQIGRSDKLGLTGRPPRRPRSLTTSRIFRIGNETVVFLPSFLDSQQFYLTLDYHFLIAQLRGELAYIQKYWSDLGRPTLTLMLTHTMLETGSEALLNLMQELKDGVCNGVQVKLGRLNQLLLTAAIERLDFLPEFEFSLSSVKDAKPRCAYLAFYPDKNWPLKHTQEFQVECETNLGLLLGYLRSSENIYEQIELLQTLTRLQGLEFDTGFGGPNNPVTVENLLDEVYTKAAELGIWAVVRRAAGLQQMAYIALSDVVTSIVVRGKQIAVGKAYSEASLITVPLSHSEIVEKINHFCREDIRDRVLTQEILIYLSTLIKSESELFKGLLTLRVGYLILLITSELAQELKVTQDEAYETLMQLSPFEVKTRLRQVLSEYVGMSKLLRQQESLHVKQKESDIDWVVQPAAIEDIEVQAGGWRRFRQAEGATGRVPKDFFQQVWLLMHHCKGLVIGDKLERRNRLDSEVMISEMTAGEKNFALQIEHLLNKIEAPEYRQVNIETLMELAAIASNNPSLQIEEYIVLDVLIGHAVRLAWLDRHPERGDRYDEDKASAWPSFYNTSPRECASYVVKAFRFLTEFGEVSAA; encoded by the coding sequence ATGAAAACAGCTTCCCAATTGCAAGCTCGCCTAGAGTATTACTATCAGCAAATCAAGACAATTATCTTGGCACGTCAAAATCCGATTACTGGTTTGCTACCTGCAAGTACAGCAATCACAGCCCACGGTGATTATACTGATGCTTGGGTACGTGATAACGTCTACAGTATTTTGGCAGTTTGGGGATTGGCACTGGCATACCGCAAGGTTGATGAAGACAAGGGACGCGCCTACGAATTAGAACACAGTGTCATCAAGCTTATGCGGGGTTTGCTATTCGCGATGATGCGACAGGCGCATAAAGTAGAGCAATTTAAACACACTCAATCACCGTTAGATGCTTTACATGCTAAGTACAACACCGCTACAGGAGACATCGTTGTCGGTGATGATGAATGGGGACATTTGCAACTGGATGCGACATCGATATTTGTGCTGATGCTGGCACAGATGACTTCTTCCGGATTGCAAATAATTTATACTCTTGATGAAGTAAACTTCGTGCAAAATTTGGTTTACTACATTGGTAGAGCTTATCGCACACCAGATTATGGAATTTGGGAACGGGGTAACAAAATTAATCATGGCAATGCCGAACTAAACGCCAGTTCCATAGGCATGGCAAAAGCTGCTTTAGAAGCAATTGATGGACTGGATTTATTTGGTATGCGTGGCAGTCATGCATCAGTAATTCACGTGTTGCCAGATGAAATTGCCCGCGCCAGAATTACTCTAGAATCCTTGCTACCAAGAGAATCTGCTTCCAAAGAAATTGATGCAGCGCTGTTGAGTATAATTAGTTTTCCAGCCTTTGCAGTCGAAGATGTGCAACTGCGCAATCGTACTCGCAACGACGCGATCGCGAAACTCGCAGGCAAATATGGTTGCAAGCGTTTTCTGCGCGATGGACACCAAACCGTTTTAGAAGACACCAAGCGCTTGCACTACGAACCGTGGGAACTCAAGCAATTTGAAAATATCGAATCCGAATGGCCCCTATTTTTCACATATTTAGTTCTCGATGGGCTATTTCAGGGCGACAAAGAACTAGCTAAATATTACCAAGAGTGTTTAGAGTCTTTAGTTGTAAAACGTGATGGCTTGGGTTTATTGCCAGAACTTTATTACGTTCCAGCCGAGTATATAGAAGCGGAGAAACTAGCACCCCACACCCAGCCACGCTTACCTAACGAAAATATCCCCCTAGTGTGGGCGCAGAGTTTGTATTACCTCGGGCAAATGCTAAGTGAAGGATTAATCGCTGTTGGGGATATCGATCCTTTGGGACGACACTTACGCATGGACAGACACCGGGAACGTTTAGTACAAATCGCCTTGCTAGCGGAAGATGAAGATTTACAGGCAAAACTGGAAGTTCATGGCATTGAAACACAAACACCCAAGCAAGTAGAACCAATTCAAATTCGCCAACCCGATGATTTTATTGCCATTTATGCCCAAATAGGACGCAGCGACAAACTCGGTTTAACCGGACGTCCGCCACGTCGTCCCCGGAGTTTGACAACATCCAGAATTTTTCGCATTGGTAACGAAACTGTAGTATTCTTGCCCTCATTTTTAGACTCCCAACAGTTCTACTTAACCCTCGATTACCATTTTCTGATCGCACAACTACGAGGTGAACTTGCTTACATTCAAAAGTACTGGAGCGATTTAGGGCGTCCTACCCTAACCTTAATGTTGACACACACTATGCTAGAAACAGGTTCTGAAGCATTGCTTAACCTGATGCAAGAACTCAAAGATGGTGTTTGCAACGGTGTGCAGGTAAAATTAGGACGACTCAATCAGCTACTCTTAACAGCTGCGATCGAACGACTTGATTTTCTGCCAGAGTTTGAATTTTCCTTGTCTTCAGTCAAAGATGCGAAACCTCGCTGTGCCTATCTAGCCTTCTATCCAGATAAGAACTGGCCTTTAAAGCATACCCAAGAATTCCAGGTGGAGTGCGAAACCAACTTAGGATTGCTGCTTGGTTATTTGCGTTCCTCAGAAAATATTTATGAGCAAATCGAGTTATTGCAGACGTTAACTCGTTTGCAAGGACTAGAGTTTGATACTGGTTTTGGCGGGCCAAATAATCCTGTTACCGTAGAGAATTTACTCGATGAAGTCTACACCAAGGCTGCGGAATTGGGAATTTGGGCGGTTGTGCGTCGTGCAGCAGGGTTGCAGCAGATGGCATATATTGCTTTGTCAGACGTAGTGACAAGTATTGTAGTTCGAGGTAAGCAAATCGCAGTCGGTAAAGCTTATAGTGAAGCGTCGTTAATAACTGTGCCACTGTCTCACAGTGAAATTGTTGAGAAAATCAATCATTTTTGTCGAGAAGACATTCGCGATCGCGTTTTGACTCAAGAAATCCTCATTTATCTGAGTACGTTAATTAAATCAGAATCCGAACTCTTTAAAGGACTACTCACCCTCAGAGTCGGTTATCTGATTTTGTTGATTACTAGCGAACTAGCACAAGAGTTAAAAGTTACTCAAGATGAGGCATACGAAACACTCATGCAACTTTCGCCCTTTGAGGTGAAAACACGCTTACGTCAGGTATTAAGTGAATACGTCGGTATGAGTAAGCTATTGCGCCAGCAAGAATCACTGCACGTCAAACAAAAAGAAAGTGATATTGATTGGGTAGTGCAACCAGCAGCGATCGAGGACATAGAAGTACAAGCAGGCGGATGGCGGCGGTTCCGCCAAGCCGAGGGAGCAACGGGACGTGTGCCAAAAGACTTTTTTCAGCAAGTTTGGCTGTTGATGCATCATTGCAAAGGCTTAGTAATTGGCGATAAACTAGAGCGCCGCAATCGCTTGGATAGTGAAGTGATGATATCGGAGATGACAGCAGGAGAAAAGAATTTTGCCTTGCAAATAGAGCATCTACTAAATAAAATTGAAGCCCCAGAGTACCGCCAAGTCAATATTGAAACATTGATGGAATTAGCAGCGATCGCTTCTAATAACCCAAGCTTGCAAATCGAAGAATATATAGTGTTGGATGTGTTAATCGGTCATGCCGTCAGACTAGCATGGTTAGATAGACATCCGGAAAGGGGCGATCGCTATGATGAGGATAAAGCTAGTGCATGGCCATCGTTTTACAATACTTCTCCTAGAGAATGCGCTAGTTATGTTGTGAAGGCATTTAGGTTCTTGACAGAATTTGGAGAAGTCAGCGCAGCTTAA
- a CDS encoding helix-turn-helix domain-containing protein — MTVTSFNEAQQEQLKEIGAYLRQIRQEKSVRIEQITAQTLIRQAFLEALEEGRYEDLPEPVFVQGFIRRYGDALGLDGTALAKNFAINFFLLDSGNAGNDSKNSKQNSNISNIHIPLVVPYVILLAVASFLLFFRLNPKNPADSVASNQKLKASSEKTVPTPIASLPETPAPTPAPIPSSLEISPSTPETPAPTPTATASSPEALPSNLIATPVEVTIELQGESWVRVKADGKTAFEGTLNKGERKTWTANKQLTILSGNAGAVLISANNNERKPLGGLGSIKQVTFTPETVQSQ, encoded by the coding sequence ATGACAGTGACGTCGTTCAATGAGGCTCAACAAGAGCAACTCAAGGAAATAGGGGCATATTTACGACAGATTCGACAAGAAAAATCTGTACGTATAGAGCAAATAACAGCTCAAACTCTGATTAGACAAGCTTTTTTAGAAGCTTTGGAAGAAGGTAGATATGAAGACTTACCCGAACCTGTCTTTGTTCAAGGATTTATCCGCCGCTATGGAGATGCCTTGGGGCTAGATGGTACAGCTTTAGCTAAAAATTTTGCAATTAATTTTTTCCTTCTTGACTCTGGTAATGCTGGTAATGATAGTAAGAATTCAAAACAAAACTCAAATATCTCAAATATACATATTCCTCTTGTCGTCCCCTATGTAATACTATTAGCTGTTGCTTCTTTCTTACTATTTTTTCGACTCAATCCAAAAAATCCAGCCGATTCTGTTGCTAGCAACCAAAAACTCAAAGCCTCTTCAGAAAAAACAGTACCTACACCCATAGCTTCACTACCAGAAACACCTGCTCCCACTCCAGCACCAATACCTTCATCATTAGAAATATCCCCTTCTACACCAGAAACACCTGCTCCCACTCCAACAGCTACAGCTTCATCACCGGAAGCACTCCCTTCTAACCTCATAGCTACCCCAGTCGAAGTAACCATTGAGCTTCAAGGCGAATCATGGGTACGAGTGAAAGCAGATGGCAAAACAGCGTTTGAGGGGACTTTAAACAAGGGAGAACGAAAAACTTGGACAGCAAACAAGCAATTGACTATACTCTCTGGAAATGCAGGTGCAGTATTGATTTCTGCGAACAATAACGAACGTAAACCTTTAGGAGGTTTAGGGAGTATTAAGCAAGTGACTTTTACTCCTGAAACAGTCCAGAGTCAATAG